A single region of the Trichoplusia ni isolate ovarian cell line Hi5 chromosome 24, tn1, whole genome shotgun sequence genome encodes:
- the LOC113505153 gene encoding uncharacterized protein LOC113505153, which produces MGIVNSKDFISRRKVDEATSNSSLSNLRYVITEKPKWKVFKKKEVVPIPQYRPVKGCPCGNDGPCKQKVTPKGVTIHYPQKKRKFGSFVPDRRYKPPKVQKSYLSSPRTTVNKVKVVRPKKFPTWRLDKISINNSPFSRTSTSATAPGDNADPKMCDGVRVSTHVTTPTKGRPDTQGNNDIPSGLSISLRTKPKLQQNLAAT; this is translated from the exons atgggaatcgtaaatagtaaggatttcatatctaggagaaaagtggatgaagcaacaagcaattccag TTTATCAAATCTGCGTTACGTCATAACTGAAAAGCCAAAATGGAAAGTATTCAAAAAGAAAGA GGTGGTACCTATACCACAATATCGCCCAGTGAAAGGGTGTCCATGTGGAAACGACGGCCCCTGCAAACAGAAAGTGACCCCTAAAGGTGTCACAATACATTATCCGCAGAA AAAGAGAAAATTCGGCAGTTTTGTACCAGATCGACGGTATAAGCCGCCTAAAGTCCAAAAGAGTTACCTCAGcag TCCAAGGACAACAGTGAACAAAGTAAAAGTGGTTCGACCTAAAAAATTCCCGACATGGAGACTGGACAAGATATCAATTAATAATTCACCTTTTAGCag GACATCCACTTCAGCAACAGCGCCGGGCGACAATGCCGACCCAAAAATGTGTGATGGCGTAAGAGTGTCGACGCATGTCACGACCCCGACCAAAGGCCGACCCGATACGCAAGGCAACAATGACATTCCGTCAGGTCTCTCCATATCGCTGCGTACCAAACCAAAACTGCAG CAAAACCTCGCAGCCACGTAG